The nucleotide window AAGAACTTGAAGTCTGGGTAGGAGTGAGGTGGTGACACAGGCTGTTCTGCTTCCTTCAATGTAAAGCAGAGCTTGTGGCCTGAATCACACTCTGGGGATAGGTATAGTTGTGTGTGAGCTCCCGTCATGCATATTAAGAAGACTTGACATCTGTTGGCTTGTGAGAGATGATAGGTGCTGTGAGTTTATGGTGAGGTTGCATAATTGAGCAGCAGGTGCTTGGAGGTCTTGTTACTCCTGTTACTGTGTGCCTGAAAGGCCTGGAGCTCATCACTGCTCCTCTCTGGTCTTGTCCATCATATTCTGAGAGAATGCCACCTCCATGTATTTCTTTGGCatcctaagtgtgtgtgtgtgtgtgtgtgtgtgtgtgtgtgtgtgtgtgtgtgtgtttcatgcacacacacgcattggggcagggggaagagagggaaagggagcaggaaggagagggagagctaGAAAGAGCACTCTGTCTATTGTGTGGACAATGTGTGGACTCCCTCCAGATCCTGGGAGTCCAGGGTCAGTGATGGTCCTGAGCATTTTTCTCACAGTTTTCAGGTGATGCCAGTGCTGAGGCCAGAGAGCCCCTCTGTGCAACACAGCTCTTGGACTCAATGCTCATCCTTGTGGCACATTGAAATCTCCTGGGTAATTTATAAAGCCACTTCCATGGAAATATTAATTACGTATCTACGTAACATTAGGAACCCAGGATCAAAAATCTCTGCTCTGAAGACAGGTGAAATGTCATTACACGTTTTTCATGAACACAGGCCTGTGGCACAGACTCCTGGGAATTTCTTAGAGAGATAGTGAATTCCTTCAGCCCTACTGAAGGAGTTCATGCAGCTCAGCTCCCTGTGTTTGGTCGCCCTGCCTTTGGTcgccctgcctctgctggcctggagCCAGGATAATAAGTTCAATAAGCACAGGAAGTCCCAGGACCTAGGAGTCAGGATGAGGACTCTTCTGGGCCTCGGTAGTACAGGACACAACCTGAATTCATATGATCCTTGGGCCTGTGTTCATGGGGTTTAGCCCTACCACAGGCTGAATTTTGAATTCAAGATATTGAAAATGCAATATCAGAAGGTGATGTCAGAGCTACGGACATTGCCCAAGGAGTTAAGTGAGGCCTTGCTGAGATGCAAGAAGCTGACTGAGGAGACCAAATCCTGCCAGCGAGTGACTGACTTGGCTGGGACCACAGCACTTGGCAGGGACTGCTTCTGCCCTTCTTGCCTTTAAACCAAACTGAGGGCTCTGGTTCTAGCTTGTCTGCCTCTTAGCAAGCAGCCTGACTTGGAGCTCTTGGACTTGTCCATCTTGGACTCAGTTTTGCTCGGCGGGGAAGAGACTACATGCACCTCTGAGCACTGTACTGCCATCCTTTTAGCTTCTAGATAGAAAAGAGGTTTGCTCCAGGAGGGGGTTGTCAGGCAGACCAGGCCCACTTGGACTTTGGCAGGCGAATTACAGACCTGATTTCATTGGGACTCATACATGGACTGTATTCCTTTTAAGGTAACCTGTCCTCAATCAGAGGGTATTTGCCCTCAGTCTGATATGTTTTTCTAATACCATTGACTGAAAGCACAGGTCGGGGTTAATTCCTGTTCTGGGAAGTGTAAGGATCTCTTTGGTGTCCGGGTTCTTGGTAGAACTTTGAGTCTCTCAGGAATTTGACTATTCTCTGAATTTGGCCTGCCTCTAGGTGCTCTGGCATTGTTACTGTTGACTCCAGTCTGGGGCTCTCTGGAGACCAGGGACCTTGCAGGGATGATGATACTTGTTTGTGGGGAGGCACATAATTGCTGGCTGCTGTTTTGGTTGTGGTTCAGCATTTGGTTGTGGTTCAGCATTTGGTTGTGGTTCAGCATTTGGTTGCAGTTCAGCATTTGGTTGTGGTTCAGCATTTGTCACAGCCAGCTTCTTAGTGAGTGGACTCAGCTGAAGCATGAAGTGAACACGTTGAGGAAGGAGAACAGAACACTGCTGAGGAAACAAATTGCTCTGCAACAGTGCTGTGGGGAGGCAAAGAGGGTCTGTGAGGCCAGTGAGAAGATCAATGGCCACTGTGCTAAGCAGCAACAGGTGGGTTGAAGCAGTAGGCTATATGGAGCAACCACTAAAAGAGTAGCACAGAGCTTTGAGTGATGAGGTCAGGGGTCTGTAGATCTTTTGCTTTGCAAGGGTCATGCAAGGTCACAGATAGGAAGCAACATGCAAGGATTATAGCCCAATGCAAATACCACTTGAGTGGTTCTCATTGGTATCTTTTTTGGTGCGATGTGTGTTGTATTTGGCcattagtatttttttaatttatttattttatgtatatgagtgttctatctgcgtttacacctgccagaagaaagaatcagttcacattatagatggttgtgagccaccatgtggttgctgggaattgaactcatgacctttggaagagcagacagtgctcttaaccattgagccttctctccagcccctggccattagtatttactattgatttctcttttagtaaagctgcggtTAATCCTAAACGGGTATAtaactaaatcaccacacagagactagaatttatttaattaacctagaacacaatgctgggcaatagttactccatcctaaacctccaagcccacatagtttcctaccattcagattcccccattatacttgcttttagtgctatcttaggtccagttcatttctccacgtggttccaagacctctcctccagcttctcctccTCTACTCCCTCctacttccttcctctttctcccactccagaccaggatgtcccaccctctcctctccattgctcagcaatgtagctggttgttttaattaacaatttagagaacaaatggtggcatgttacacaaacttgagacaggcgatgcttagaataagcatcacaatgcaatgtccggattgaaaccagatagtaggggagataaatcagcatttgaatgaacaagggtaaaatgtatacattccaaaaggacattataccaacagttgtGGCCTTTCTCCCTCTTGTTTTCTGCATCCCAAGGtggtctctctattttttttattaaatttttattttttatattaattacagtttatttactttgtatcccagctgtagccccctccctcattccctcccagtcccaccctctctcccttatctcctccctgcccctaagtccaccaataggggaggtcctcctccccttccatctcaccctagcttatcaggtctcatcaagactggctgcaatgtcctcccctgtggcctagcaagactgctcctctgggggggggggtgtcaaagagccagccactgagttcatgttagagacagtccctgctccccttactagggaactcacttggatactgagctgccatgggctacatcagaacaggagttctaggttagatccctgcatggtccttggttagagaatcagtctcagaaaaaaaccttgtgcccagatatatttggtccttttggagatcctgtcctctctaggtctttccaactcccccttctttcatatgattccctgcactctgcctaaggtttgacTGCAGATTGCTCTGCAACAGTGCTGTGGGGAGGCAAAGAGGGTCTGTGAGGCCAGTGGGAAGATCAATGGCCACTGTGCTAAGCAGCAACAGGTGGGTTGAAGCAATAGACTATATGGAGCAACCACTAAAAGAGTAGCACAGAGCTTTGAGTGGTGAGGTCAGGGGTCTGTCGATCTTTTGCTTTGCAAGGGTCATGCAAGGTCACAGATAggacctcagcatctgctttgatgaaaTACACTGCTTGCTAGGCAGAGTATTTCAggcagaggccctctatgataggctctgtcctgtttctcgttttctcctacttccaatgtccatcccatttgtctttctaagtgaggattgatcatcttaccccggggcCTACTCCTTgtttggcttctttcacttaaagTATGTTTATTTAGGATAAATAATTTAGCACTAAatacaggtctagtatccactaataagtgagtatataccatgtgtgtctttctgcttctgggctacctcactcaggatgatcttttctagatcccaccatttgcctgcaaatttcatgatttccttctttttaattgctgagtagtattccattgtgtaaatgtaccacaatttctgtatccattactcaactgagggacatctgggttgtttccaggttctggctattacaaataaagttgctatgaacatggctgaacaaatgtccttgttgtgtacttgagtatattttggatatatgcctaggagtggtatagctggatcttgaggaagcactattcctaattgtctgagaaagcactagattgatttccaaagtggttgtacaagtttacattcccaccagcaatggaggagggttcccctttctccacaacctccacaaccatgtgttgtcacttgagttttttatcttagctagtctgatgggtgtaaggtaaaatctcagggtcattttgatttgcatcttcctgatggctaaggactttgaacatttctttaagtgtttctctaccattctgtattcctctacagagaattctctgtttagctctgtaccccatttttaattggattacttgatttgctgctttttaacttcttgagttctttatatattctggatattagccctctgtcagatataggattggtgaggatcctttcccaatctgtaggctgttgttttgttctgatgacagtgtcctttgctttacagaagcttttcagtttcatgaggtcccatttactgattgttgatcttagcgcctgtgctgttggtattctgttcaggaagttgtctcctgtgccaatgagtccaaggctcttcccccTCAAGGTGGTCTCTTGACCCGCCCAGATCTTGGGTCACACTAACAAAAGCCTGAGTCAGCACTCTTTTCACTGAGCGCTACTGGATAGTTCTCTTCCGAAGCTTAGAGTCTGTATTCAACTGGATGACCACAGATGTGGGAAAAGCTTTTGACAGGGCTGGATTTGGTGTGACGTAGTGGAGACTTCAAGAGAAATAGTTCTCCCACTACCTCATCATTAGCTGACTAAGCAGTACCTTCTGCTAGGCATTTCTAGTCCCAAAAGGATGGAGAGCAGTCATGGATCTCCCTTGAAACAACTCTATAAAATCCAACAGTTTATCCAATACGGTTTTCTTCTCATTGCTTTCTGTACAGTTATTATTTctgtggtgtgtgcatgcatgtgtatgtgtttacatgtgcttgcatgtgtgtctgtgtttgtgtgtgtggagtatgcatgtctgtgcagaTATGTATCTTGCTTAGTGTATTGGAAGGCCAGATAATGATATCCTGTATTCTGTTCTCTCCATTATTGCCTTGAGCCCAGTTCTCTCACTAAACCTCAAACTTTCTGTTGGCTAAGCTGGATGGCCAGCACTCTTTGTacctcttgtcccctcccaggtGGAGCTTCTTGTCTTGTTTAGTCTCATCTAAACAAGACAAGGTTTACTTGCTCAAAGAGAGAAAGGACATGGtggctttctcttcatttttacatgtttttattttttgtaattaactattttaataaacaaaaaaatcaaacaatacagccattttaaaaataaaatgtaacttctCTATATTACCTGCACAGAGTAAAtctgagaatttttgttttttctcatcgGTTTCACAGCATGACATCCCTCAGTGGACATCCCTTTGCGGACATTTTGTTGCTGACTGTATCATGTGCATGGCTGTGTCTCAGGACAAATTCATCCTCCTAGCTGTACAGAACGTTACAtttcaggaaagcaaagcacattCCCTCACTAGCCTTATACATTGACCTGGGTGCTGTTCTCATTCTGTATGAGCTGCCATCTGTTGACAAGTCCCTGTGTAATAACCCTGAGTCACTGTCTTCCCCTGGTCCTAACAAAGTCTTCTTTTCAGGAGCCAGGGTAGGTTAACTAAGGAGACTTTGATGGGTCAACTTGGATCTAACTGAAAGCTTTGCTTGGAGCTCTTCTTCCTAGGAATTTGGTCTTGTGTGGCCCAGCTTGGCTGGACCAGTGCAGAGGTTGTAAGTTACCTGTAGGGTCAGAGAGTCTCAGGATGAAAAATGTCCTGGCAGAGGAAGTACAAACAAGGGCAGCAAAACCTGGGTGTGTCTAAGAGCCTTGTACACAGATGACAAGTCCCACTACCTCCTCGTGCAGCAGAAAGGTGTTCCAACACAGCAGATCTCTCTcactggcatgtgtgtgtgtgtgtgtatgtgtgtgtgtatgtttgtgtggttgtgtgttttgtgtgtgtgtgatgcacttTTGGGTATCTGTTTGAATATGTGATTGTGTGTGAGCGTTTTTGTGtgcttatgtttgtgtgtgttcatgtatatgtgtgaatatttgtgtgtgtgcttttgcatGTGTGTAGGTCCTTGTTTACACAGTagtatctatgtatgtgtatgtgtgtttgcacatgttgCCTTTTTGtgtagttaagagtgcttgtgTAGGTGTTTGCATATAGAGGGGTGCTTCTATGTGCGAGTGTTTGTGGGAATATGCATgggtgcatttgtatgtgtgtttctgcatatGTGCATACTCACTTGTCCGTGGAACATCTTAAGCGATGATAAAGACCGACTCTAATGTGTTTACTGAGAAAGTACTGTGTCAACTCTCTTGCCTGCTGGTCTTTCTGCTTGCCCACCTAGCTGCCTAGAATAAAAGGACACAAAAACTCAGATAAGAGACATTCAGGTAAACACCTGAGTTAAAATATCTATAAAAAGTGCTTTGGAGAAACC belongs to Meriones unguiculatus strain TT.TT164.6M chromosome 4, Bangor_MerUng_6.1, whole genome shotgun sequence and includes:
- the LOC110543022 gene encoding LOW QUALITY PROTEIN: disks large homolog 5-like (The sequence of the model RefSeq protein was modified relative to this genomic sequence to represent the inferred CDS: deleted 2 bases in 1 codon; substituted 1 base at 1 genomic stop codon) — encoded protein: MAAPGSTGKASSQPSTITKQKQQVTNLEEISVXLQDDMTYERDELGLILDLYIDKDLNNRLNFEFKILKMQYQKVMSELRTLPKELSEALLRCKKLTEETKSCQRFSIWLWFSICHSQLLSEWTQLKHEVNTLRKENRTLLRKQIALQQCCGEAKRVCEASEKINGHCAKQQQVG